The following are encoded in a window of Urocitellus parryii isolate mUroPar1 chromosome 7, mUroPar1.hap1, whole genome shotgun sequence genomic DNA:
- the Faap100 gene encoding Fanconi anemia core complex-associated protein 100, with translation MAGGTPRVHYLAGFSCPLGGLAAGKPRVLCHEADVFLSTGSEFVYVYDQEGGLLTAVYRFPDQVWHLQLLAPRRALYVLCARRGIYCLSLDTPSRSVSQANKDSEEDELPYPVMPVDPDACVLPDATLCAFTVLDDMLVALAQGPTQWKMQLFEHPCLGEDPQPGGQIGEVELSTYTPEIGIPGKPTAPHFLPVLCCMSLPGSRAPHGHPQACGGFTLEGALFGLLFGADATLLESPVILCGLPDGQLCCVALRALVTSRSAPGDPKALVRILHHLEEPVVFIGALKTEPQTEEAVESELSSMEVHSDCLVALGHHGRTLAIKASFDKSGNLVPELQEYFLPGPVLCAACGGGGRIYHSTPSDLRVVDLAQGSIPLDPQQPNRAPGSLPPTLCPTSLSVCSVLTVSVSPRAPAGETELLALSAKGRLMSCSLSPKSPGPTRMTSASADRKIKELLSGIGDVSERVSFLKKAVDQRNKALTSLNEAMNVSCALLSSREGPRPISCTTTTSWSHLPLQDVLTATCLLQNSGDFSLDRGWTLCIQVLTSSSALDLDAAGSAVTYTIPVDRLGPGSQREVTLPLGPTESGVLDLPVTVSCALFYSLREVVGGALAPSDPLEDPFLEEHALDLLPEQEGICLPLSRLTVDMLRCLRFPGLASPHTQAPCLLSPARDPVDTFLEACCGPSSEPTGPASLRAKYLPPSVASIKVSAELLRTALEDAHSGVPLCSATLQWLLAENAAVDIVKARALSSVQGVAPNGTDIHLIIREVAVTDLCPAGPIQAVEIQVESSSLADMCRAHHAIVGRMQAMVREQAAQSSSPPDLRMQYLRQIHANHEALLREVQALRDRLCTEDEASSCATAQRLLQVYKQLRSPSLVLL, from the exons ATGGCTGGCGGTACGCCCCGCGTCCACTACCTGGCGGGCTTCAGCTGCCCGCTGGGCGGCCTGGCGGCGGGAAAACCCCGCGTGCTGTGCCACGAGGCGGACGTCTTTCTGTCCACCGGGAGCGAGTTCGTCTACGTGTACGACCAGGAGGGCGGGCTGCTGACC GCGGTGTACCGGTTCCCGGACCAGGTATGGCACCTGCAGCTGCTGGCCCCTCGCAGGGCGCTCTACGTCCTGTGCGCCCGGAGGGGCATCTACTGCCTGTCGCTGGACACCCCCAGCAG GTCTGTGAGCCAGGCCAACAAGGACAGTGAAGAGGATGAGCTCCCTTACCCTGTGATGCCCGTGGACCCGGATGCCTGCGTCCTCCCCGATGCCACACTCTGTGCATTCACTGTGCTGGACGACATGCTTGTTGCCCTGGCGCAGGGCCCCACCCAGTGGAAGATGCAGCTGTTTGAGCACCCCTGTTTAGGGGAAGACCCCCAGCCTGGGGGCCAGATCGGTGAGGTGGAGTTGTCCACCTATACCCCCGAAATTGGTATCCCAGGAAAGCCCACAGCCCCCCACTTCCTGCCAGTGCTGTGCTGTATGTCACTGCCAGGCTCCAGAGCACCACATGGTCACCCCCAGGCCTGTGGGGGCTTCACACTGGAGGGGGCCCTCTTTGGGCTACTCTTTGGAGCTGATGCCACCCTCTTGGAGTCGCCTGTGATCCTCTGTGGTCTTCCTGATGGCCAGCTCTGCTGTGTGGCCCTGAGGGCCTTGGTCACCTCTAGGTCAGCCCCTGGTGACCCCAAGGCCCTTGTCAGGATCCTCCATCACCTAGAGGAGCCTGTTGTCTTCATTGGGGCTTTGAAGACAGAGCCACAGactgaggaggctgtggagagtgAGCTGTCCAGTATGGAGGTCCACTCTGACTGCCTCGTAGCCCTTGGTCACCATGGCAGGACTCTGGCCATTAAGGCCAGCTTTGACAAGTCAGGGAATCTGGTGCCAGAGCTTCAAGAGTACTTCCTCCCGGGGCCAGTGCTCTGTGCTGCCTGTGGTGGGGGTGGCCGCATATACCACAGTACCCCCTCGGACCTCCGCGTGGTGGATTTGGCTCAAGGAAGCATCCCCTTGGACCCTCAGCAGCCCAACAGAGCCCCTGGAAGCCTGCCGCCCACACTGTGCCCAACCAGCTTGAGTGTCTGCAGTGTCCTGACTGTCTCTGTGTCACCCAGGGCACCTGCAG GTGAGACTGAGCTCCTGGCTCTGTCTGCCAAAGGGCGCCTAATGAGCTGCAGCCTGAGCCCCAAGAGTCCTGGTCCCACCAGAATGACTTCAGCAAGTGCAGACCGGAAAATCAAGGAACTGCTCTCCGGCATCGGCGATGTGTCTGAGAG AGTGTCCTTTCTGAAGAAGGCAGTTGATCAACGGAACAAGGCCCTGACAAGCCTCAATGAGGCCATGAACGTGAGCTGTGCCCTACTGTCCAGCCGGGAGGGCCCCCGGCCTATCTCATgtaccaccaccacctcctggaGCCACCTGCCCCTGCAGGATGTGCTGACAGCCACCTGCCTGCTACAGAACAGCGGTGACTTCAGCCTGGACCGGGGCTGGACCTTGTGCATTCAGGTGCTCACCAGTTCCTCTGCCCTTGACCTGGACGCAGCTGGCTCAGCTGTCACCTACACCATCCCTGTAGACAGGCTTGGCCCTGGCAGTCAGCGGGAGGTGACACTGCCCCTGGGCCCTACTGAGAGCGGTGTGCTTGACCTACCTGTGACCGTGTCCTGCGCACTCTTCTACAGCCTCAGGGAGGTGGTGGGCGGGGCCTTGGCCCCCTCAGACCCCCTGGAGGACCCCTTTCTGGAGGAGCATGCCCTCGACCTCCTTCCTGAGCAGGAGGGCATCTGCCTGCCTCTGAGCAGGCTTACAGTGGACATGCTGCGGTGCCTGCGCTTTCCTGGCCTGGCCTCACCCCACACACAGGCGCCCTGCCTGCTCAGCCCGGCCCGCGACCCTGTGGACACTTTCCTGGAAGCCTGCTGTGGGCCTAGCAGTGAGCCAACTGGCCCTGCCTCCCTGCGGGCCAAGTACTTGCCCCCATCGGTGGCCTCCATCAAGGTGTCAGCTGAGCTGCTCAGGACTGCCCTGGAGGATGCTCACTCAG GTGTCCCCCTTTGCAGTGCCACCTTGCAGTGGCTGCTTGCTGAGAATGCTGCTGTAGACATCGTGAAGGCCCGGGCACTGTCTTCTGTCCAGGGGGTGGCCCCCAATGGCACTGACATCCACCTCATCATCCGTGAG GTGGCTGTGACTGACCTGTGCCCAGCAGGGCCCATCCAGGCTGTGGAGATCCAAGTGGAGAGCTCCTCCCTGGCAGACATGTGCAGAGCACATCACGCCATTGTTGGGCGCATGCAG GCAATGGTCAGGGAGCAGGCTGCCCAGAGCTCCAGCCCACCCGACCTCCGCATGCAGTATCTTCGCCAGATCCATGCTAATCATGAG GCACTGCTGCGGGAGGTGCAGGCCCTGCGTGACCGTCTGTGCACGGAGGATGAAGCCAGCTCCTGCGCCACAGCGCAGAGGCTCCTGCAGGTGTACAAGCAGCTGCGCAGCCCCAGCCTCGTCCTGCTGTGA